The genomic stretch TCCAGGTAGTCCGGGTCGCCTGAGGAGGACATTCAATGAAGACATGCATGCTGCTGCTGGTTCTTTTTCTCCTACCATCCACAACCTTGGCAACCGATGAGACCTTCACCGATTCAGAGGAGCGTGCATTTCCAGCCGATTACCACAAAGTGGATGCCCATCCGGAGAAAGGCGAAAGGATTCAAAAATACGCGGAAGATGCTCAATCAGGGGCGCAGATGAATTTCGGCGTACAGCCCATTCCCGACAACGAAATCTTCGCCGTTTTCCGTGGGGACCGCCTGGAGTACCAAAGCAATGATGGAGAGGGCGGTCTTTTCTGGGATGTTCAGGCATGGGGCGGCACGGATTATAGCAAGCTCTGGTTCAAGAGCGAGGGCTTTTGGCTGTTCGACAAAGAGACGTTCGAGGAGGCCGGGGTGGAGCTGTTTTACAGCCGTAACATTGCCACGTTCTGGGATTTGCAGGCCGGTGTCAGACACGATTTCGAGCCGCATCCGACCCGGACCTTCGCCGCGCTGGGCATCGAGGGGCTGGCGCGCTATTGGTTTGAAGTGGATGTGACCGCATATATAAGCCAGGACGGCGACCTCTCGGCCAACCTGGAAGCCGAGTACGACCTGCTCCTCAGTCAAAGGCTGATCTTGCAGCCGCGCTTCGAGATCGACGTTGCAGTGCAGGAGGTCGAGGAACTCAGCATCGGCCAGGGCATCAATGACATCGAGTTGGGCGCCCGCCTTCGCTACGAAATCCGAAGAGAATTCGCCCCCTACATCGGGGTTTCCTGGAGCCGGAAGCTTGGCGAGACAGCGGATTTGGCTGAGGCCGACGGTGAAAGCATCGAGACAACCTCCCTCGTGGCAGGTATCAAATTCTGGTTTTGAAAATCCGGTTTTTAAAAGATGGCAAACGAATGGAAGATCGGATTTTGTAGAAGCGCCTGAATCGAATGGCTTCAGATGGCTCATGTTGGGGCTGGGGACTCATTGGGCACATACCATTACGCATTCGACTCCCGTAGTGGAAAGAGATGGCTCTTGGGCAAAAGAGGTAGCATCACGTTTCGCGAGAAAGCTCTTGCAGGGACAAACGTAACGTGTAAGGGGGCGAAAACAATGGCCAGGGACCCGGTTTGTGGTATGGAGATCGAAGGCCAAGAGGGCCGATACGGAGCTCAATATATGGGTGAAAACTTCTCTTTTTGCAGCGAGGACTGTAAAACCAAATTCGAGGGCAACCCGCAGAAGTATTCAGATGCAATGGAAACACCTGTTTCGACCACTCGAAAGGTCGTTATCGTGGGAACCGGGCAGGTGGGAGCGACCATCTGCTTTTCACTTATGACGAGCGGACTCGCTTCCAGCATCGTTCTCATCGACCTCAACCCCGACTTGGCTGAAGGTCATGCCATGGACCTCAATGACGGCCTCTCCTTTGTCCAGCCGGTGAGAATCTTCGCAGGAAACTATTCAGATTGCAAGGGAGCCGATATTGTGGTCGTGACGGCAGGCGCCGCCCAAAAACCGGAAGAGACGAGGTTGGATCTCGTTTCCGAGAACACGAGAATTTTCAGAGATATTATTCCCAGGATCGTGGCGCACGAGCCGGGAATCCTGTTAATCGTATCCAACCCGGTCGATATATTGACCTACGTTGCCCTCAAAGTTTCCGAATATCCCATGAACCGCGTTATCGGATCCGGAACCACGCTCGATACGGCCCGTTTCAGGTTCCTTCTCAGCAGGCATTGTCAGGTGGATCCCCGCAATGTTCACGCCTACATTATAGGAGAACACGGCGACAGTGAGGTTCCGGTCTGGAGCCA from Deltaproteobacteria bacterium encodes the following:
- a CDS encoding copper resistance protein B, producing the protein MNFGVQPIPDNEIFAVFRGDRLEYQSNDGEGGLFWDVQAWGGTDYSKLWFKSEGFWLFDKETFEEAGVELFYSRNIATFWDLQAGVRHDFEPHPTRTFAALGIEGLARYWFEVDVTAYISQDGDLSANLEAEYDLLLSQRLILQPRFEIDVAVQEVEELSIGQGINDIELGARLRYEIRREFAPYIGVSWSRKLGETADLAEADGESIETTSLVAGIKFWF
- a CDS encoding L-lactate dehydrogenase encodes the protein MARDPVCGMEIEGQEGRYGAQYMGENFSFCSEDCKTKFEGNPQKYSDAMETPVSTTRKVVIVGTGQVGATICFSLMTSGLASSIVLIDLNPDLAEGHAMDLNDGLSFVQPVRIFAGNYSDCKGADIVVVTAGAAQKPEETRLDLVSENTRIFRDIIPRIVAHEPGILLIVSNPVDILTYVALKVSEYPMNRVIGSGTTLDTARFRFLLSRHCQVDPRNVHAYIIGEHGDSEVPVWSQANIAGLTLSQYCSVCERSCLSEEREEIFRQVKNAAYEIINRKGYTNFAIALAVVRIIISILRDENSVLTVSTLVDDYHGISNVCLSIPAILNMNGVSKHIHINLDDSERRQLLASAETLKGIIGKLDI